A section of the Methanoregula formicica SMSP genome encodes:
- a CDS encoding pyruvate ferredoxin oxidoreductase subunit gamma — protein sequence MKELRIHGRGGQGSVTAAELIAVAAFEGGVYAQAFPAFGVERRGAPVQAFVRFDNKKIRKRSQVYEPDYIIVQDSTLIKDVNVFLGVKPGGIVIVNTEKKPEFKVPDGVKLITIDATSIALKALGLPITNTTLMGAFAAASGEIQFSALENALKHRFPGELAVKNIAAAKTAYDTVKGAA from the coding sequence TTGAAAGAGCTACGTATCCACGGCAGGGGTGGCCAGGGGTCTGTCACTGCTGCCGAACTGATCGCAGTCGCCGCATTCGAGGGCGGCGTCTATGCCCAGGCCTTTCCGGCATTCGGTGTCGAGAGGCGGGGGGCCCCGGTCCAGGCATTTGTCCGGTTTGACAACAAGAAAATCCGGAAGAGGAGCCAGGTGTACGAACCCGACTATATCATCGTGCAGGACAGCACCCTGATCAAAGACGTGAATGTCTTTTTGGGGGTAAAGCCCGGCGGGATCGTGATCGTGAACACCGAGAAGAAGCCGGAATTCAAGGTGCCTGATGGCGTGAAACTGATAACCATCGACGCCACATCCATCGCCCTCAAGGCGCTCGGCCTCCCCATCACCAACACCACGCTCATGGGAGCGTTTGCCGCTGCATCAGGAGAGATCCAGTTCTCGGCACTCGAAAATGCACTGAAGCACCGCTTCCCGGGTGAACTTGCAGTGAAGAACATCGCCGCGGCAAAGACCGCGTATGACACCGTGAAGGGGGCAGCTTAA